One genomic region from Sciurus carolinensis chromosome 2, mSciCar1.2, whole genome shotgun sequence encodes:
- the Smim26 gene encoding small integral membrane protein 26 — MHPGRAASWYRRMSVVYALGTWTLLGSVFYKFGQKKKPPGDEVEQKDVSTSQIPEPPREFYVETIVTYREDFVPFTRRILDYLKSWTGSSGSES, encoded by the exons ATGCACCCCGGACGGGCCGCGTCCTGGTACCGGCGGATGTCTGTGGTCTACGCACTGGGCACCTGGACACTGTTGGGTTCTGTGTTTTACAAGTTCGGCCAGAAAAAAAAGCCACCAG gtgatgAAGTAGAGCAAAAGGATGTCTCAACAAGTCAAATACCTGAACCCCCAAGAGAGTTTTATGTGGAAACAATCGTCACATATAGAGAAGATTTTGTTCCATTTACTAGGAGGATCCTCGACTATTTGAAATCATGGACTGGTAGTTCTGGATCAGAATCATGA